The genomic stretch GGATCGGTGCCCGGCTTGTAAGCACCAATCGACACCAAATCTTGATTTTTGCGACAAATAGACAAGACCTGACGTACCGCTTTCGACATCAACACATGTTCTTCGGTGGTGATCTGAGGCATCACACGGCTGACCGATTTCTCGACATCAATCGCAGGGTAATGACCCGCGTCTGCCATTTCACGCGACAAAACAATGTGACCATCGAGAATGGCACGAGACGCATCGGCGATAGGATCTTGCAGATCGTCACCTTCAGTTAAAACGGTAAAGAAAGCGGTGATCGAGCCTTGCTCTGGGCTGCCATTACCCGCACGTTCCACCAGCGCAGGCAACTTGGCAAATACCGAAGGCGGATAACCTTTGGTGGCTGGCGGTTCACCAACCGACAAGGCAATTTCACGCTGTGCTTGAGCAAAACGGGTCAGTGAATCCATCAGCAACAGCACATCCAAACCTTGGTCGCGGAAGTACTCGGCAATCGTAAGCGCCGTTTGACACCCTTTCAAACGCATCAACGGAGATGCATCAGCTGGTGCAGCCACCACAACTGAGCGACGACGTCCGTCTTCGCCTAAAATCTCTTCAATAAATTCTTTAACTTCGCGTCCACGTTCACCAATCAGACCTACCACCACCACTTGCGCTGTAGTGCCTCGTGTCATCATGCCTAGCGTGACCGATTTACCCACACCAGAACCCGCAAACAAGCCAATACGCTGGCCTTTGCCTACCGTCAACAAACCGTTGATCGCTTTTAAGCCAACATCGAGTGGTTCAGAGATCGGTTTTCGTGCCAGTGGGTTGATGGGTTCCGCATTAAATGACGCACGGTGCTCAGTGTAAATCGGGCCAAGTCCATCCAGCGGATTGCCCACGCCGTCAATAACGCGGCCAAGCAGCTCCATACCGACAGGCAAACCTGCTTCGCTGGTAAGTGGCGTCACTTTTGCACCGGGCAAAATACCGGTGATTTGCTCACTCGGCATCAAATACAAGTTGTCACCAGAAAACCCAACTACTTCGGCTTCCATGTGACCAGACATGGTTTCAACCAAACATAGACTGCCGATCGGCGCACGACAGCCCGTTGCTTCTAGGGTCAAACCTACAACGCGCACCAATTTGCCAGAAGCGACCGGGCGCGTGGTTAAGCCTTCGACTTTGTAGTTTTTGAGACGATCGGCCAAAGCTTGCATGGATTACTCACCCTCTTGGTGACGGTTCGCGCCACAAAAACTGTGCAGCACACTCTTGATGCGCTCTTCCATGCGGTAGTTAATGCTCGATTCGCCTGCTTCGATTTGCACATCGCCACGATTAAGTGATGGCTCAGAAACCAGTGTCCAGTTGCGGCAATCTAAATCTTCTTCACCATACGCAGAGCGAATGATGGCAACATCTTCAGGGTTGAGATGCAATGTGATTGGATGGCCAGAAATCGGCAGCGCTTCTACCGACTGCTTAACCGTATCGAGAATAATTTGTGGATTGGTTTGAACCTCGACATGCACCACTTCTTTGACTAAACACAGCACCATGTCCACCAGTTGCTTCTCTACCTGAGCATTCATCAGCTCCAAAGGTTGAGCAAACTGGTTGGCGAGATTCATAAACACTTCAACCTGCTGTTGAATAAACTCTTGGCCAGCAGAAACGCCTTCTGCTTTACCCAGCTCTAAGCCCTCGGCATGGCCTGCTTGCAAGCCTTCTTCTTTGCCTTTGTCGTACCCTTGCTTAAAGCCAGCTTCTTGACCTTGGTACAAACCTTCTTGATAAGCGCCTTGCTTGATCAGTTCGATCTGTTCTTCTGTCAGTTCAAGAGCTTGTTCTTCTTCTGGCTCGTCAAAGTTTGGCACCCAGCTAGGATCGTAGTTAAACGCAGTCTGTTTGGCTTTTTTTTCCTTTGAATCGCCATAGTCGGGCAAACCCCAACGTTGCGGTTCAATCAGCGCATCATCTTCATCAGGACGGATAAATCCACGTTTTCTATCGCCAGCCATGGGTTACCTACTGTGTATTAGATTTGAAGTGAAGGAGCCCCGCAACAAGAAGGTCGCAGGGCTATAGAGATTATAAGAACTCGTCTGCGCCGCCAGAAAGCATGATTTCGCCAGCGTCGGCCATACGACGAGCAATCGCCAGGATTTCTTTCTGCGCCGCTTCTACGTCTGCCACACGCACTGGTGGCATCGCTTCGATGTCGTCACGCATCATCTCAGCGGCACGCTTAGACATGTTCTTGAAGACTTTCTCACGTAGAGAATCATCGGCACCTTTGAGTGCTTTTTGTAGAACGTCTTGCGGTACATCACGCAGCAATTTCTGAATACCTTGGTCGTCCACTTCGACCAAGTTCTCGAAGACGAACATAAGGTCTTGGATTTGCGTCGCCATGTCTTCGTCTTGGTCGCGGATTTGTTCCATCAAGATACCTTCGACGTTGTTGTCTAGGTAGTTCATGATCTCGGCTGCTGCCTTCAGGCCGCCAATCTTGGCTGCTTGTGCACCCGCTTGACCCGCGAACTGCTTCTCCATGATCTCGTTTAGCTCTGCCAATGCTGATGGCTGAACCTCTTCAAGGTTGGCAATACGCATCATCAGATCCAAACGCACACGCTCTGGGAACTGAGAAAGAATTTCCGCTGACTGATCCGCTTCCAAGTACGACAATACGATGGTTTGAATTTGCGGGTGTTCGTTGACGATAATGCTTGCCACTTGGCGTGGATCCATCCATTTCAATGAATCCAGACCTTTCGAACCGGTACCCAGCAGAATTTGATCAACCAAGTTGTTCGCTTTGTCTTCACCCAGCGCGGCCACCAAGGCATTACGCATAAAGTCTTCGCTGCCCATACCAATGTTGGTGTATTTCTGGATATCTTCCAAAAACGTACGGTGCACCGCCGATACTTTCTCTTGGCTTAAATCTTTTGCACGCGCCATTGCACTACCAACGCGCTGTACTTGTTTCGGTTCTAAATGACGGATGATGCCAGCCGCATCTTGCTCATTCAGACTTAATAACAAAATGGCCGCTTTCTCTTCACCAGTAATGGTGGAGGCATCAAACTCAACTGGCATGCCTGCGCCGTTTTCATCTTGAGGTACGATATCGTTAGCCATTTTCGTTCATCCAGTTTTTCACAACTTGAGCCGCTAGCTCTGGTTCGTTCGCTACAAGTGCACGAACCGCTTTCAGTACGTCTTCATCTTTATGAAGGTTAGGCAGATCGATACTTGAACCAAATTCAAACAGCTCACTGCTTTCAATGTCGCTACCAATTAGGCTGGTTTCGCCATCGGCACCAATTGGCAAGCCGTCTGGGCCGTACATTTCATCGTCGTCATCACCAGCTGGGTTAAGCAGTTTCTTCATTGCAGGGCGAACCAGTACAAGCACAACCACGATGATAACTAAAGCGCTGGCGAACCAACGAACCCAATCGTTGAAGTTCGGGTGTTCCCAAATTGGTTGGTCAACAAGCTGCTCGGTTTCTGGCTCGGCAAACTTGACGCTCAATACGTTAAGTAAATCACCACGAGATTGATCAAAGCCGACGGTGCCAATCAACACTTGACGAATCGCGTTGATTTCACCTTCCGACATTGGTGTGTAAGTCACTTCACCTGTATCTGGATTAACTTGGCGACGGTCTTTGATGGCAACTGAAACAGTTTGGCGCGCCACGGTGCCCGTTTGCTTACGCTCATGGCTAATCGTGGTGTCTAGCTCGAAGTTGCGGGTCGATTCTTTACGTACAGAGCCTTGCCCCATTACCGAGCCGTCTTTCATTTGCGCGACGTCTTGCGGAATAGAAGCATCCGCCGGAGGCTGATTACTAAGCGCACCCGGAATGCCTGCTACCATGTTGCCGTTGTTGTAATCTTCTAGCGCGTATTCACTGCGGGTCGATGGCGTATTTGGGTCGAAACGTTTACGAGTTTGCTCAACCGCACTGAAATCCATTTGGATATCCACTTGCGCGGTGTAGTTACCAAAACCAAGAATAGGCAACAGAACAGAGTCGATTTTTTCACGCAATGCTTGTTCTTGGCTGCGTTCTAACTCTTGCTCTTTGCGACGCGCGGCAGACGCAGGGTCTTGCGAACCAGAGCTCAACAAACGGCCATGCTGATCCGTGACGGTAATGCGCGATGTCTTCATGCCTGGAACGGCGCTCGCGACCATATCGACAATCGAGTCCACTTCTTGCTGCTTAAGGTTGGCACCTGTCGATAACGTCAAAAATACAGAGGCGGAAGCTTCTTGGTTATGACGCACAAACACACTGTGTTTCGGCAACGCCAACAACACTCGCGCTTTGCGAACCTGCTTCATTTCTTCAATGGCTTGAGCTAGCTGACGCTCACGGCTGAGCTTAAGACGTTCCTGCTCTAGGCGCTGAGAAACGCCAAAGCCCATGTCTTGCAGCAGAATGTCATCACCCGCTTCGGTCGCTTGATTGACGCCCGAACGCACCATGCCTAATTTGATTGAGTTGTACTCGCTCGACTCCACCGAAACGGTATTACCATCGAGTTTGTAATTGATTTTTTGCTGGTCAAGGTAATCCAGAACAGGGATCAGTTCTTCAGTGTCGTAAGCGCCAAGCGGGCGCATTTCTGGTTCTTTTACCCAGAAGAACAACATCACGATTAACGCAACACAGATAGAGATCGATAGCACAAGCACGACCTGTCGAAGCAAATCGAGGTCGCCCACGGCCATATCGAATTTCGATGCACTGCGCTCTTCTAAATCTGGATTTTGGCTTTCCACATCCATATCGGAGCTAGAAACCAGTGCGCCATCTGAGCCGCCATCAGTGACGGTTAAATCTGTAGACTTGTCTGCCACACTTATTACCTAAATTACACTGGCATGTTCATGAGGTCTTTGTAGGCCTCAACGAGCTTATTGCGGATTTGAACAGTGGCTTCAAAAGCAACACTGGATTTGTTACGAGCAATCATGACGTCAGATAAGGAAACATCGGCATCACCACGATCAAAACGCGTTTGTAGATCGCCAGATGATTTTTGAAGTGAGTTTACGTTATTGATGGCTTTGGTTAGGAGATCATTGAAATCTGCACCCACTTTCGCCCCCGTTCCTGTCGGAGTGGTGTTGGTCGCTTCAACCATCATGGCGCGCATTTCGGCCTGAATACCATCAACTTTCATTATCACCTCTGAGCCAAAAGTTTGACTATCTATTTAAACTAAATATTGACACAGCAATTTATGTGCCATAAGACGCCAGCAGTATAGTTTACTCACACTTTTGTCTTATGGCTACGCGTGTGAAACCTAACTCGGAATATCTATACCCGCGTCACGCATTTTGGCAAGTTTGTAGCGCAGAGTACGTGGACTTATGCCCAATTTCTCTGCCATTTCTTTGCGTCGGCCATTACATTCCACCAAGGTTTCTAGAATGATCGCATACTCTTGATCGCGTAGCTCGCCACCCAACCCCTCGCCGCCAGTGTTAACGCGGTTGAAGGATTCAGTTTGAGCAACAGGCTTGACATCAGGAACCAATGTTTCTGCACTTTGCACAACGTATTGCAAGCTGTTGGCATCTTGCCAATCCACGCCTTCTAACAAGATGTGCTCTGCACCGATATCGCCGTTCTCACTCAAAATCAGCGCGCGTTGTACAACGTTATCCAGCTCTCGAACATTACCTGGCCATGGGTACTGCAATAGTTTTTCCACTGCAACTGGCGAGAACTGAGGAACAGGCATACCCATTTTACTACAGTGGCGCTCGGCAAGATGCTTCGCAAGTGGCGCAATGTCCCCTTTACGCTCATTCAGCGCTGGCCATGCGATTGGGAACACATTCAGGCGGTAGTACAAGTCTTCACGGAAATTACCCTCCGACACATACTGTTTGAGATCACGGTTACTGGTCGCTAGCACACGAACATCTAGCTTGATGCTCTTACGGCTACCAAGACGCTCTACTTCGCGCTCTTGTAGAACACGCAATAACTTCGCTTGCAGGTTTAAGTCCATCTCGCTGATTTCATCAAGTAAGATTGTGCCGCCTTGCGCTTGCTCGAACTTACCCGGACACGCCTGAACAGCACCAGTGAATGCACCTTTTTCGTAACCGAATAGCGTCGCTTCCAGCATGTTGTCAGGAATCGCCGCACAGTTAATCGCAACGAATGGGCCGTCTTTACGGTTTGATGCTTTGTGAATGTAACGCGACATCACTTCTTTACCTGAACCGCTTGGGCCTAAGATCATCACGTTCGCATCAGTGCGAGCCACTTTGTCAGCCAAAGCAAGTAAGCGAAGACTCTTTTCATCAGCAACGACAGCATCACCGTTGTCATCACTTTTGATAGGAGCATAACGGCTTACCATATTAAGCAGCACTTCTGGTGCAAATGGTTTCGCCATGTAATCAATCGCGCCATCTTTCATTGCAGAAACGGCATCTTCGATATTGGCGTAAGCCGTCATTAGCAACACTGGTAAGTTCGGCCAATTTTGTTTGATGTTACGCAGCAGCGCTAAGCCACCCATACCTGCCATTTGCACGTCAGATACCACGATATCAACCGCATTTGATTTCAGCTTTACTAATGCGTCTTCTGCACTATCGGCTTCTAACCATTCATACCCTGCCAGAGCCAGAGTATCCACGAGGGCTTCACGAAGACCTTCGTCGTCTTCTACGATCAGCACTTTGCTTTGCGCCATTCTGATTCTCCAGTAATTGTTATTACCAGAAGCCGCTTATTGCGCTTCTGATTGCACTCGCTCCAGCGGAATGCACATGGTAAAGCAGGCTCCATCACCCTGCTCTGAAATAAGTTCCAATCGGCCGTCATGGGCACGGCAAACCATTTGAACGACAGCCAGCCCTAACCCGGTTCCTTGAGAACGCGTGGTAAAAAATGGCTCCATAATTTTGGCCTGTAGTTCTTGTGGTACACCCGGGCCGCTGTCTTGCACAGAAATGCGCAGTTCACCGTTTACCGGGCGGAAAAAGATGTCGATTTGCGACTCTTTGCCTGACATTTGAATCGCGTTCATCACCAAGTTGCTCAGTGCAGAGGCGATAGCATTCGCGTTGCCAAGCAATTCGGTCTGTTCTTCTTCTACTTCGAGGAAGTAATCAATGTTGTTGTTTTTAAGAGCGGTTTCGACCATTGGTTGGTATTCAGCAACCAATTGAGCAATCGTAAATGGCTTAATGACTTTATTATCACCACCTTTGGCAAAAAGCAGCATATCATTAACCTGCTTCTCCAAATCGTGCAGTCGATCCATTAATTTACTTTGGAAGCGCTCTCTCGTCGCTGGCGGAAGATTAGGCGCGCCCAAATTAGAGGCGTACAACATTGCGCTCGACAGCGGCGTTCTCACTTGATGCGCTAGCGATGCAACCATACGCCCTAATGAAGAAAGACGTTGTAGATCACTCACACGAGCTTGCAGTAAACGGGTTTCGGTTAAGTCGGTGATGAGGATCAACTGCCCTGTCGCGGAGGCAGAAATCGCCAAACGCACTTTGCGACCATTACGCAGTGACACTTCGTGGCCATCATCTTCACGCGGATCAAAAGCCGCTTGAATGATGTTGAACCATTTCTCGTTAACCAGTGGGATTTCTAGAATTCGGTGCGCCTCGGGGTTGGCTTCTCGCACAACACCATACGTGTCGAGCAAAATAACCCCAGCGGGCATCACATCCAATACCTGCTTATAGCGCTCAACTTGGTTTTCTACTGAGTCTAAATGGGATTGGTTGGTGTTATTGTCCATTCACTGCCTGTCGAAATATCGCCACTAAAAAGTAAAATAGCTTGGTAAGCAATTAGCGTACCAAGCTATTTTTTATATTTATCATGACGTTATGTTATCGACAATAAGTTGACACCGAGAAATGTCTGATTTTAATGTCAGAAAAGATAACTTTTGTGATTGAACTGAAGCTCGATCTAACGCTGCAAATTATACTTGCGCATTTTCTCAACCAACGTTGTACGGCGCATACCCAGCATATCTGCAGCTCTTGCAACGACCCCACCTTGCGCTTCTAACGCTTGGCTGATCATATTGACTTCCAAATCTGCTAATAGCTCTTTTAAGTTCACCCCTTCTGGTGGCAACGCCTGAGGCGCATTCATGTTGTGATCCAGATCGCTTTGCTCATCAAAGCTGAAGTCTTCCGAGAAGATGTCTTGGAACACATCGCGCTCTTGCTCTTCAATCGAAGTGAACGGATTACCTTCAGGTTGGAACTCTGGAATATCACTGTAGCGATATTTCGTCGGAAGATGGTTCACATCAACCAGACTGTTTGGGTACAAAATGATCATGCGCTCAACAAGGTTAGCTAACTCGCGCACGTTACCCGGCCAGTGGTGTTCCATCAAAGAGTTGATCGCACGCGGCGTGAAACAAATTGGCTGGCCGCCTTCTGCTTCCAGACGTGTCATCAGCTCCTGCAATAACAATGGGATATCTTGCTTACGCTCTTTTAGCGCTGGCATTTCGATTGGGAAAACGTTCAAACGATAGAACAAATCTTCACGGAACGTGCCTTCTTCGATCATGCTTTCCAAATTACGGTGTGTCGCAGCGACCACACGCACGTTGACTTTGATTGTCGAGTTTCCGCCAACTCGCTCAAAACAACGTTCTTGAAGTACACGCAATAACTTCACTTGCATCGACATTGGCATGTCACCAATCTCATCAAGGAAGATCGTGCCACCGTCTGCTAATTCAAATCGACCTTTACGCGCCGTTAACGCACCAGTAAACGCGCCTTTTTCGTGGCCAAACAATTCGCTTTCGAGTAGCTCCGGTGGGATTGCACCACAGTTAATTGGCACAAACGCACCATTGCGGTATGACGAATGGTAGTGAATGTTACGTGCTACCACTTCTTTACCCGTACCCGATTCACCAAGGATCAAGACATTGGCTTCTGTACCCGATACTTGCTCAATAAGATGACGAACTTCTTGAATACCGCGACTCTGCCCTACTAAGCTACGAAACAGCGTGTTTTTACGCGCACTAGCAACAACATTGACCCCTTTACGGCCAAGAAAATCTTTGCAGTGACGTAACGCTTCACTAAGCTGTGGGTAATTTAGCGGTTGCTCTAATTCGCCAACAAAGTTTGGGAGATCGTCTACAGGCAAAGGAAAGCTGCCCAAGACAAGAAGTGGGATATGGTATGCATCGTTGAGACGAGCCATCACGGCAGTTGCCGCTCGACCTGCTGAGATATTGCCAACGATACAGCCTGACCATACGCTAGACCAATCAACATCGCCTAGCTGTTCAGAACCGACAGCTTCGCAACTTTCTCCAACAAATTCCAATATATTGCTTAAATTCAAACGACTTGATGCGTCATCATCAATTACAAGCAGCTTTGCCAAACCTTGCATAAGTAAGAATGATTGCCTTTATTTTAGGTGCGTTGCGGCCAAACCTGGATTTGCGCAATTGGGTGCTAAAGAAGGCGGAAACACCACACTCAATTTACGATCGACAAAATAGGAAAATCAGCAACAAAAAAAGCCATTAGGGCTACTAATGGCTTCTATTTTATTTGAATATGAAAATAAGGCAACCAAGCAATATAGAGGTGTGAGCTCGATTGTAACTTTCATGCGCAACTTGTTGCTAATGCAGTCTTAATGTTTTAAGTCGATCCTAAAGCATTGTTTTGATTATTAAATGCCGACTTCTGCTGCCGTCAAGTTGTGGAACTCTGTTGGGATCTGATCCCAAGCGGATTTAATCTCACGAATAATGTCAATAACGTCGTCGATCGGCTGTGGATCATTCTGGTGGTTTGCCGCAGAAATCTGCGTGATCATAAACTCATACAATGAATCTAAGTTTGAAGCGATGTCACCACCATCTTCCATCGACAAACAGCTGCGTAGCGCAATAATAATGTCGAGTGCTTTACCTAAACGCTCGCCTTTTGCTGGGATATTGCCTGCTTGCATGGCTGCTTTGCCTTGAATAAGGCGCTCAATTGCACCAGCCATAAGCATTTGAATGACTTTGTGCGGAGAAGCCGCGCTCAGCTGGCTGTCGACTGATACTTTTTTGTATGCTTGCAAAGAACCGCGCATAGTAATCCTCTTTTAAATAAATTTTTTGTACTGCTGAAGCGAACGTTGGCCATAACGGAATTTGTGAAGCTCTTTTCCGACCTTTGACGTTTCTGATTGCATCAGCTCGACAATTCTTTTGGTACGAGTCAGCAAGTCTTGCCACTCTACATCCTGCTTTACCAAGGGATTTTGTTGAATAATTGGTAACAGGTTTTGCAATAACCGTTCCCTGATATCGACCAAGCGAAGAATTTCTTCAGTATTAAAGTCAACTTTTTCCAGCTCTTGCGTAATTAGTTGATCTATATCACTAATTTCTATGAGTTCATTTTGCATTTATTAACCTAACGCACTCATAAGAGCCCCAAGTTGACCCTGCATCTTACCTGTCGCGTCTTGCATCGCGGTAAATTTCGCATGGGTACGCTTTTCCAGCCCTTCCATGCGGCGATCTAATGCCGCTTGGTCATCATTCAAACGGTAGTTTTGTTCTGTGAGACTTTTCTCTCGCGTACGAATGCTGCCCGTAATACCGGTGATGCCGTGAATCGCATCTTCGATACGCTTCGCAAAACCAGTGTTACCACCAAAGAATTTTTCTAACTCGTTGAAGTTATTGTTCAACTGACGGTCAAGCATGTCATAGTTGATTTCAAGCGTGCCTTGACGCGTCGTGGTAATACCAAATTCTGTCAATGATTTCAGATTTTCTGGTGCTTGATCGATTCGGCTTGAAAAGACGGCTTTCAATCGTGAATCGGCACTTCGCACCGTGCTGTCACCAGCTAGCGGCCCTTTTTGGCCGGTAGTTGGGTCCACACTCGAGAGTGCTTGCGAAGTTTGATAAAACGAGTTGTACGCCGAAACAAAGTTTTCGATGTCGCTGCGTACACTTTGACGGTCGTACTCGACTCCGATTTCTGCAGGCGGCTTGTTTGGTTCTGACTTGCCTTTAAGTGTCAAATCTACGCCTTCAATGGCGTCTTCAATTACGTTGTTATGGCTTGAAAGTTTTGCCACGCCATCAAGCAGCACTTCAGAATCTTGCCCTGCTTGTACCTCTGTCATACCAAGGTATTCTTCGAATGAGGATTGCGCTTTTGCGATTTTGGCTTCTGCTTCGTCGATTTTTTCTAGACGTTCACGCTCTTGAGGATCGAGTTTCGCACGATGAATTTGCTTGGCTTGCTCTTCGGAAAGCTCACCACGTTCGACTTTTGCGTCGAGTTCTTGCTTTTCATCCGCAATTTTCTGTTCGATTTCTGCTTTTTCTTGTTCTAGGAGCTGCTTAGCTTCTTTGGTCGTAACGTAAGAATCCGTCAATGTGCCTGAGGCGGCATTGTTCCAACCTGGAACATCCGGCGCTTTCTCTATCGCCTTTTCGTCCAGTTCCAGTTCTGGCTCTTCGTATGAATCCAGCAAGGTGCCTGACGCAGTTTCTGTCCAACCGGGAATGCGCTCTTCAGGTCGCAAGCTCGAACGTTGATTGGCCTTATCAATGGCTTCTTGTCCGGCTTTAGCAGCCTCTGCACCAGCAGCAGAGATCGGCTCTTGCGATGCATCATCTTGTGCATTATCTGCCGCTTTTTGCGCTTCTGGAGGTAGAGGGTTGCCGTTCTCATCCAGAATTTCTGGTTGATCCGGTTGTTGCGGAGCTTGTAGTGGCCCTAACACTTCTTCTGCCGCAGCACGTGCTTCTTCAAGCGCGTTAACTCGGTCTTCAAGTGTTTGGTATTCGAAATATTTCAGAGGGTTGCCTCTTTCGGCTTCCACGCTGACTTTGATTTGATGATCCTTACCAGAGAGGTTTGAGGCAAGGATGAGACGCGGTCCTTCGACATCATTAATGACGGAAGCACGAACGCCAGGGTTGTCTTTAGCGCCATTGATGCCGCGTACGACATCGATGAGCTTAGATCGAGAACGAACCTCGATATTAAAACGGTCATCACCAAGCGAAATCTGCAGCTTACCAGGACCAAATTTTGCGTCTTCTGGCAATACGTCAGAAGCGACTTTGTGGCTCTGTGCAAGCTGCAACACATCGATAGCATACTTACCGGCTATAGCGTCAGTGGTTGCGGTGGCCGATACGATATTGTCGTCCGTGGTTTCAACCGTGCGGACGGCAAACGCTTTCTCCTGACGAAAGTTCGCCATGAGATTTTTCATCGTATCCAACGATTCTCTGAGTCGCCCATAGGCACTGATACTGGCATTGATTGTCGTGCGATCGTTGTCGATGCGTTGCTGCTTAGGCACACGTTCCGCATCCACAATTTTGCTGACCATGGAATTAATATCCATGCCGCCAGACATCCCAACAGGGCCTAAACTCATTAAATCACCTCAAAAACGACTTACACTTTTTCAACTAACAAACCGCTGTTAGCTGTGTGCTCAGCTAGGCGACGCAATACCACTAGCAGTTCTTCATCAGGAAATTGACGAATCACATCACCAGTATTGGTTTCGTAAATCGTCACAACGTCTCTGCCGGATTCTTCATCCACACGAAACGCTACTCCTTTGTTGATGGACGAGACAAACTCATTCATTTGTTCGACCATTTTTTCACGTTCTTCTCTGTTTAGCTCCTGACGGCTTTCCGCCATCTCGATTGCCGCTTGAACAGAGAAGTCGTGCTCGGTGCCTTTCGCTTTTTGCGGCGAAACGTCACCGGTTGAACTTGCTGTGCTAGGCGTACCTATGCCGTTGCCATTTTTATTTGCAACATTTGTGCCATTCGGTGTGCCGTAAGGCTGGATGTTCGATGCGTAGGAGGATATTTCCATTACAATCTCCCTTCCACCTTATGAGCTAACGATAGGATCTATCGTTTTGGTGACCTAAGCACTAGGCTGGGTCGACCTTGTTAGCCCAACAAGCTTAGCGCTGCAGATGGTGACTGCTTCGCTTGAGCCAGGATTGAAGTACTTGCTTGCTGAAGAATTTGCGACTTAGTCATCGCTGTTGTTTCTTTCGCGTAATCAGTATCTTTAATACGGCTGTTAGATGCATTAACGTTTTCGTTAATGTTGTCTAGGTTGCTGATTGCGTGGTTGAAACGGTTCTGGAAAGCACCTAGTGACGCACGTTGGCTGTCTACTGATTTAAGTGCACCGTCGATAACTGCTACAGCTTCTTGAGAGCCTGCAACCGTTGTTACGTCGATGTCTTTAACCGTTACGTCTTTCGCATCACCAAAACCGATCTCGCCAGCTAGGTTGCCAGAGAACTCAACTTCACCATTTACTTTCTGAGTAGAAGCAAATACTTGTAGCTTGCCGTCTTCACCAACAGACGCTTTTACATCTTCGCTTTGACCGTTGATGTAAGTTGCTAGCTGCTCGATGTCGTCGCCTTGCTTAGCCTTGATGGTAAGTTCTTTCTCTTCACCTTGTTTGTTGGTGTAGCTCATTTTAAGCTCAGTTTTATCACCAACTGTCCAAGATGCATCTTTACCTTCTTCTGCTGAGTAGCTCTTACCACCCATTGCTGAAGTATCAGAACGTAGGCTGCCCATAGAAAGCATTACAGCTTCGCCAGAGTCCGCACCGATTTGGAAAGAT from Vibrio parahaemolyticus encodes the following:
- the fliG gene encoding flagellar motor switch protein FliG, with the translated sequence MANDIVPQDENGAGMPVEFDASTITGEEKAAILLLSLNEQDAAGIIRHLEPKQVQRVGSAMARAKDLSQEKVSAVHRTFLEDIQKYTNIGMGSEDFMRNALVAALGEDKANNLVDQILLGTGSKGLDSLKWMDPRQVASIIVNEHPQIQTIVLSYLEADQSAEILSQFPERVRLDLMMRIANLEEVQPSALAELNEIMEKQFAGQAGAQAAKIGGLKAAAEIMNYLDNNVEGILMEQIRDQDEDMATQIQDLMFVFENLVEVDDQGIQKLLRDVPQDVLQKALKGADDSLREKVFKNMSKRAAEMMRDDIEAMPPVRVADVEAAQKEILAIARRMADAGEIMLSGGADEFL
- the fliI gene encoding flagellar protein export ATPase FliI, yielding MQALADRLKNYKVEGLTTRPVASGKLVRVVGLTLEATGCRAPIGSLCLVETMSGHMEAEVVGFSGDNLYLMPSEQITGILPGAKVTPLTSEAGLPVGMELLGRVIDGVGNPLDGLGPIYTEHRASFNAEPINPLARKPISEPLDVGLKAINGLLTVGKGQRIGLFAGSGVGKSVTLGMMTRGTTAQVVVVGLIGERGREVKEFIEEILGEDGRRRSVVVAAPADASPLMRLKGCQTALTIAEYFRDQGLDVLLLMDSLTRFAQAQREIALSVGEPPATKGYPPSVFAKLPALVERAGNGSPEQGSITAFFTVLTEGDDLQDPIADASRAILDGHIVLSREMADAGHYPAIDVEKSVSRVMPQITTEEHVLMSKAVRQVLSICRKNQDLVSIGAYKPGTDPAIDGAFTLKPKLDEYLQQRMKESVPYDMCVNMLRNILGG
- the fliE gene encoding flagellar hook-basal body complex protein FliE gives rise to the protein MKVDGIQAEMRAMMVEATNTTPTGTGAKVGADFNDLLTKAINNVNSLQKSSGDLQTRFDRGDADVSLSDVMIARNKSSVAFEATVQIRNKLVEAYKDLMNMPV
- the fliF gene encoding flagellar basal-body MS-ring/collar protein FliF yields the protein MADKSTDLTVTDGGSDGALVSSSDMDVESQNPDLEERSASKFDMAVGDLDLLRQVVLVLSISICVALIVMLFFWVKEPEMRPLGAYDTEELIPVLDYLDQQKINYKLDGNTVSVESSEYNSIKLGMVRSGVNQATEAGDDILLQDMGFGVSQRLEQERLKLSRERQLAQAIEEMKQVRKARVLLALPKHSVFVRHNQEASASVFLTLSTGANLKQQEVDSIVDMVASAVPGMKTSRITVTDQHGRLLSSGSQDPASAARRKEQELERSQEQALREKIDSVLLPILGFGNYTAQVDIQMDFSAVEQTRKRFDPNTPSTRSEYALEDYNNGNMVAGIPGALSNQPPADASIPQDVAQMKDGSVMGQGSVRKESTRNFELDTTISHERKQTGTVARQTVSVAIKDRRQVNPDTGEVTYTPMSEGEINAIRQVLIGTVGFDQSRGDLLNVLSVKFAEPETEQLVDQPIWEHPNFNDWVRWFASALVIIVVVLVLVRPAMKKLLNPAGDDDDEMYGPDGLPIGADGETSLIGSDIESSELFEFGSSIDLPNLHKDEDVLKAVRALVANEPELAAQVVKNWMNENG
- the fliH gene encoding flagellar assembly protein FliH, translating into MAGDRKRGFIRPDEDDALIEPQRWGLPDYGDSKEKKAKQTAFNYDPSWVPNFDEPEEEQALELTEEQIELIKQGAYQEGLYQGQEAGFKQGYDKGKEEGLQAGHAEGLELGKAEGVSAGQEFIQQQVEVFMNLANQFAQPLELMNAQVEKQLVDMVLCLVKEVVHVEVQTNPQIILDTVKQSVEALPISGHPITLHLNPEDVAIIRSAYGEEDLDCRNWTLVSEPSLNRGDVQIEAGESSINYRMEERIKSVLHSFCGANRHQEGE